The genomic region aATGGGGGTTAGGTTAGCTTGGGTTTCCAAAGCTTGtgagcaggagacacaagacgcACCAGGCCGCCCACCAAATCCAGTACCGGTTGCTTCAGTTGATTTGGAGGTGATTTTGGTGTTTCTAAAAACAATGTCAAGCCTCTCAGATAAAAATTGTCTTTTGGGAGAAAGCCCTACCTTATTTGACTTGCTTCTGGAACCTTGATGACAGTTCTAACGGGGTTAGGTCACCTCCAGAGCAGCCAGAGACCTGGCTCTTGCCTCCCAGGAGCCTCCACGGCCCCTCAGGACAGTTAACAGTGACGGCGGCCACAGCAATGGGCGGGGGACAGGGCTAGACCCTCACGTATGTTCTTTCCTCTGGGTCAACAAAGACCCCgagttgttctttagttgctcagtcattctgactctttgagaccacatggactacaacccaccaggctcctctgtgcatgggatttcccaggcaaggatactggactgggttgtcatttccttctccaggggatcttcccaacatcaggggttgaacctgcatcttctgcattggcaggtgcgttctttaccactgagccaccagggaagcccaagaccctGCACAGTCAGTATTAGAACTTCCCCCATGTctcagaggagggcagggcctACTCAGGGGATGCCAAGGGCCCCAGGAGGGAGTCAGGGGTCCTGAcctggaggggcagggggcacagAGAGTGGAAGGCAGACAGACTTACCTGAGGCCCCTTCCCCTAGGGCACCCTGCCCCTCCTTCCCTGGTTTCCAGAACCCCAGGGCTACTGTGGGGGCACTCACTGCATGGCTGGCTCTGGCGGGCTCTCTCAGTGCCCATGGCCTTTCTGGTTAGCCCGGGACGGATGTCATCGTCGGGCGAGGGTGAAACCGGGGTGAGTGGCTCTGGCTCTGTCCTGTTTCCCGTTAGACTGGAGATGCCAGGGTCCTGGTGTGGGGCTGGAGCAGCTGGGAGGCTGTGGAGCGTAGGCCCTCctgtctggaaagctttttgtTATGAGAAATTTCAAAAACTAGAGAGACTAGGATGATGAAGCCAGGTGCCTTGATCACCGCCTAGTCTTATTTCACTtacactctctccctcccccactggaTTACTTTGACATTACTCTCTCTTTGGAGGTAAATGCTTGAGAGTGTTTCTTTAAGACAAggattggcaaactttttctataaacatTTGAAGCTTTGGGGGCCCCGTGGTCTCTGCCTGGCCTACTCAACTCCATCCTTCCACAGTCACATGTAAATAGATGGGTGTGGCTGGGTTgggtttcaataaaactttatttgcagaaaCAGGAAGTGgggccatagtttgccaacctctgctctGAAAGATATGCATTATTTGCTTTTTACTAAAATTCCAGTATTAtcatcacattaaaaaatgacataaaatcaaTGCTTATACTTCCCTTATTGACTCAAAacatgttgttttttttaaaaacaacggTTTGAATCAACATTCAAAGAGCCCACACTGCATCTGAGTGATACTATCCTTGTCATTAATTGTCACTTTCAGCTTAGTGGATTTGGGGTCTGTGTTCCTAGAACTGGGAGAGTTGTGGGGATCTGATGAGACCCCATTTCCCCAGGCTTGGCCTGAGCCTGGAAGAGAAGCCCACCAGATCTGATCACTGCTTCAGGGACATTTCTGGACGTCTGAACCAGGATGGGTCTGAGGTGAGGTGTGGGCAGTGCCCAGGTGAGGCACTGGAGTCCAAAGAAAGGGACCAGGGCTGAGGTGTGTTGAGGGCTGTGGGACAGACAGGCCCAGGGGCAGCTCGGGACAGTTAGGTCTGAGTGGTGTCCAAGAGCAGACCTGACTTGTGAGGGTGAGGCAACTCGTTCCTGGGACGTTCTGCAGAGAGCCGCTGGTCTGAAGGAAGACTTGGGCTTTTTTTGGCCACGTTGTGCACCAGCttaacttccctgaccagggattgaacctgtggctcctgcagcaGAAGCAGAATCTGAGAAAGTCCCAGGAGGGCAGATTTTCAAAGCACCCAGGCGATTTCAAGGTTGACTGAAAACCTTGGGAGCAGTGGTGTGGCGGAGCCGGCTCACACCTTTTCACGAGAGCCATTTAATTTGCAGATCTCTTTGCGGTTTTGGTTTGTGAACCAttattaaaagatgaaaacatttaCGATGAGTCTTATTAAAAACAAGGGTAAAACTCAAAACCCATCCCTTAAGTATTTGATTACCTTTTACTATTACACATATACTTTCCAGGTAAACTGGTTGTATCTACAGTGTGCGTCCATTTCCCAAATTCGTGTTCGCCGACTTCATCCTGGTGGCTTGAAATCATCCACAGTGGGAGAATTCACTGTGGAAATGGGCACGTGCCACCTCTGACCCTGGAGGACCAACTGCTAAAACATTGGCCGGGCCGCCACTGCTTGGGGATCATGTTTCAACCTCCTGCTGGAGATCAAGGCTGCTGTCCCTCGGGAAATGTTTCAAACACTGACTTTTTGATGCCCGGTGGTGCTAGAGGAGGCAGGGGCGTTCTCCCGGGGAAGGGGATGGGCCGTAAGCTGTTTGAGGGCGTCTCGGGAGATGAACAGTCATAACCATAAACCCAGTTGCTACTCTTCTCCCTAAATAGGGGGAAGAAATGCCGTAACCACTTACTGAGAAGAGAGATTCACCTTTTTAAAAGCCTCTGACTCCAAATTTAGTCACCACACTTGTCTTCATGTTAATgaatgaagaggaacttaagaagCCATGTGTCTGCACTGACAGGGAAACGCATCTGTGTTTTCTTCCTGGAAAGGGAAACTGCAGTTACAATGAAGCCGGCAGCACAGGGCGGCACCCAGTCACAGCGGCTGGCCCTGTCGCAATCCGGGGGACTCCCTGGTCCCCCAGGAAGCCGTTGGGGGCCAATCTCCCCGTGGTGCCTGAGTACCAGGACCACCCCTCCTGCATGGCTGTCGTGCCAACTTATCACAACCACCTGCGTTCTTCAAGAGCTCTGTGCGCGAGACCCCTCGGGGTGTGGGAGGAAAATATTGCAActacagtctttttaaaaagattttttgacATGAAgcagttttaaagtttttgttacCATGTTGCTTCTGTTCTACATTTTGGTTTTTAGGCTGCAAGGCGTGTGGCATCTTAGCTGCCCACAATggactgaacccacactcccGTATCGAAAGGCAAAGTCTTTCAATCTTTCcatcactggacagccaggaaactctgattttaaaaacaacaacaacaactaaaaaacTAAGAAAGCAATTAAGCTTCACTTATGTTTAACATGCCAAGTAACAGGTATATGCTATGCATTGGAAATGCAGgctcaaaatttgtttttcttatcatGACTATGTGGCCCCTGCCAGGATGACCTCACGGGTGGGCAGGGACCCTCATGGATGGTTCCCTTTTTGAAACCCCTGTGCCAGACTGGGATCTGGTGTGCAGCAAATGCTCCAAAGATGGAtgctgaatgaatacatgtaGGTAAAATACTACTTCCTACGGGGACTCAAGGGGGTGGGATACAGGTACTGGATGGGGTCATGGCTCCCAGACTACACAAAGGGCCACTGTCGCAGGGGGTGGAGCCTTTGGAGAAGCAACTGGGGTTGCTGGGGTCTCCCGCCTCTGGTTTGTAGCCCCCCCTCTTCCGTGGCTTCTGCTTGGATGAGAAAGTGTTCTCTAGAAGTCCAAGATGGCCTGAGGAAATGACTCATGGTCATGACTTTGGGAAACTGGACCATGTATGTTCAGGAACGAGCCCTGGGCACTCGAGAGCCAAAACACAGCTTAGTGTGCCCGAGCCAAGGGAGGCCGGAGGGCAGACTTCCCGCCCTGCGCCACGAGCAAGATCTGAGCACCTTCCCCCCCAAGCATGACCTGGAACCTACTCTTTTCCCAACCTTCTCCTTCTAAGTTACCCACAGAAACAGCAGCTTTTAAATTCCACATTTTATTTAGGAAAGCAACATACAGTTATAGGTATTTCAGAGTACAGCAGAGCGTAAAGACAAACATAAAAGCCACCCGGGACACAGCTGGCTCTGGACACTGGATCTCACTGGAACCGACCAGGCTTGCCTTGACTCTGGGAGGTTCAGAATCAAGTCTGTGGCTGCCCCTGGCACCCTGGCCACTTCCACAGGCATTCATTCGGTGGGTGAGCGTTTTATGCCGGTCTCATCTCTACTGTTCATCTGTTTGATACTGTGACAGGGACTGCTGTGCTGAGCACACAAGGGGGACAGGAAACAGGCCCTGCCCACAGGGCGCACAACCTCACGGTGAGGTGGAGAAGCGAGTAGTTTGCACAGTCTAGTGTGGCCAGTGTTACCAAAGGTGTGCGCTCACAAGCTCAGGGTGGATTGGCCCATGGACGACACCAACCCGGCTTCAGGGTGGCCAATGCGGTGTGTCAGCCAGGCAAGAAGAGACCTCTCTTCTCTTCTGACCTGTCTCTCCTCCTCTAAGATCCTACGTCCCACTGTCCGCTCCACCCACAGGCCATTTCTCTGAACCGCTCACACTCACTCCAGGCGGCTGGCTCCGTGAGGATGGAGCTCTCCTCCCCGCATCTCTGACTCTGTCGGGCAGAGTGGCGGCCTGGCACCCCGCTGGGAGACAGGCGGCTCTCTGGCGGCTCAGCCCTCCTCCAGCACAACTGGAGGCGGGTGGTTGTAGCAGGTGGAGAGGGTCTAGGACGTGGAGAAACCACACCTACGAGGCTGCGGCCTGGCCCAGATTGCTGAGAATACTTTCTATTCACTAAGACGAAAAGTCAAACCACAGAACAGTTCTATCAACAGCACGACTGTTCGAAAGACAGGAGCACAGAAACACGTATCTCCCTGCACCCCAACAACGCCACAGCACCCCCCCCACGGCAGCGGGCTCAGTCGAAGGTGATGCGGAAGCTGCGCTCCTGCTCCTTGCGCCGGCCCTCGCACACCTTGGTCACCTCCTCCACCTTCCTCTGCAGCAGCGCCGAGTTCTGGTCGATCCACTGCAGCGAGTCCATGTGCGCGTTGAGGATCTTGCAGATCTGCTGCAGCGGGTCGCTGGTGTCGGCCGGGCCCCCCGACGTGTTCAAGTGCTCGATGATGTCCTTGAGGTCCTGGGCCATGCGCTTGAGCTGCGCGTCGATGTTCTCGGCCAGCTTGTAGGTCTTCTCGCGCTCCTCGTCGGCGTGCTGCAGGTGCACCGTGCCGCTCTGCTCCTTGACCGACTCCTCCAGCGGGCTCAGCAGGTCCTCCAGCTCCTTCTGCTGTGACAGGATGAAGTCGAGCTCCTGGTCCAGCCGCTTCTGGTCCAGCTTCACCTTCTCCACCTCGCGGTGGAGGCTGGTGATCCTCTCGCCATTCTCGATCAGCGTGCGGTCCCAGGCATTGACCTGCGTGGCCTGCTGCAGGAAGTGCCGCTCCTGGTCTTCCAGCTCCAGGCTCCACTTGTTGATGAGACTCTCCAGCTGGGCGTAGGTCAGCGCAGCACTGCCCGACCCCCCGGCAGCCGTGCTGGCACCGCTGGGTGCACTCCCGGAGGCCGCCGTGTTGCTGGGGATCCCGGCCGGAGCCAGGGGCTTTATGTTAAGGGAGAAGccggtggtgctggtggtggcaGCGGTCGTGGTCGTGGTGGTTGTCGCCGTGGAGGTGGTGGAAGCTGCTCCAGGGGCCTTCAGGTTGAAGCCCACCGTCCCCGCTCCTGCTGTCCCCGTGGTGGTCGCTGGGGTGCCAAGGGAGAGCCCGGTGGCGGCGGACGAGGTGGGAGCAGTTGCCAGCGAGGTGAAGAGCGAGGGCCCAGcgctggtggtggtggcggcgggGGTGGGCGCGGCCGGCTGTGCGGCTCCCGCTCCAGTGGCTGCTGGAGCGGCCGCAGTGAAGGGCAGCCCGccaagggctgggggctgggctgggcccccCAGGGAGCCTATGTTGAAGCCAGAGGTCCCAGTCTGGGATGTACTCCCACCTGTGAACGAGAAGCCCCCGGACGTGGATGTGGTGGGCGGGGTGGCAGATGCGGTGGCGGAGCCAAACACAAAGCCGCCGGGCGCTGCACCCTGGGCGGACGTGCTGGCGCTGGAGACCGCGCTGCTGAGCGTGCTGCCCCCGAGCCCGAAGCCgccgggctgggctggggccgGGGCCGTGCTGCCCAGGCTCAGCTTTGGGGTGTTGCTCCCTAAGGAAAATCCGGTGGCTCCTGCTGCAGGCGTCGTGGTCCCAAAGCTGAAGGCCGGGGTCTGTGTCGCGGGAGTCTGGGTGCTGAGTGAGAACAGGCTGGTGGCAGGGGTGCTGGCGGCTGACTGGGAGGGAGTCCCAAAGCTAAACCCGCCAGTGCtggatgtggagaaagaaaagccTGTGGCGGGCGTGGTCGTTGCTGTCTTTGTGGTGCCAAATGTGAACCCTCCTGTGGAGGCCCCAGTGCCTCCAAAATTAAACCCGCTCATGGCTCCAGACTCTGGGGGCAGCAGCTACTCCGGCTCCAAAGCAAATCCACCGGTGTCTGCAACCTTGGGAAGATTTGCAAAGCAGAGGAAGTGACATGATCAGGCGGCAGATCTGGAAAAACCACCTCAGTGGCATGATGGAGCTCGGTCTGCAGGGGGGCGGGACTCAAGCCTGATAAGCACCCCCCACTCCTCTTCCTGCTGTGGAATCCAACCGGGCCCTGCTGAACTAGGAAAGACGGACAAGGACACAGCCCCCACCCCGGGGGTCTAGCAGGGTCAGTACCAGCGGGAGGCCCGCTGCTTGGGGCAGGGGGGGCTGAAGAGCAGGCGCCTCTGGCGAGTGGGATTAGACACACACAGGAGCCTTTGGGATCTGCCCCCAGGTCTCCCTGCTGACTGCACGTGGGTGAGGGGTAGGCTGATTTGGCACCACCCTGAGTGCCCCTCTGGACCTCAGAGACAGGCCCCGGGAAGCTGCGTTGCGACAGGGCCTTGGGCGCCAAAGGCTCCCTCTGGGCACACCCTGAGCCAGTTTAGGAGGACAGAGGGCACGCGGGTGCACTCCCCCGCCCTCCTAACTCAGGGTGGGCAGGAGACCCGAGTGCTTAGAGCACCTGGTGCCCCTGACCGCAGGGACTGGTTTCAAGGGGACGTGGAGACTCGAGCTGGCCAAGAGCCCGCCCCCACCTGCAGGTGCAGGGCACGGAGGATGAGCACTGGGGGACAGTGAGCGCCACCAGAGcgggcagagaggagggagggaaagtgCAGAGAGTGAGAGAGCCGCCAGAAATCCTGGTCCTGCTCACCAGCCCCGCCTGGTCTTCATTAGAAGCTCTGGGAGCCAGCACATCCCTGTTCAGTGCAAGGTGACTGCTTTCTATCTGAAAAAGCCCCGAGCAAAGCCATCTGGTAGCTGGAGAGTCAAAGGTGACTTGGAGAAGAAAGAGTTGGAGGGTGTCCTGGGTAGAGGCGTTTTCAGGGAAGTGATCACAGGCTAAGCACTGACtgttggtgggctgctgtcatgTAAGTGACATCTCACTGCTCTGTGGAGGCAGAGATGGT from Bubalus bubalis isolate 160015118507 breed Murrah chromosome 18, NDDB_SH_1, whole genome shotgun sequence harbors:
- the NUP62 gene encoding nuclear pore glycoprotein p62, giving the protein MSGFNFGGTGASTGGFTFGTTKTATTTPATGFSFSTSSTGGFSFGTPSQSAASTPATSLFSLSTQTPATQTPAFSFGTTTPAAGATGFSLGSNTPKLSLGSTAPAPAQPGGFGLGGSTLSSAVSSASTSAQGAAPGGFVFGSATASATPPTTSTSGGFSFTGGSTSQTGTSGFNIGSLGGPAQPPALGGLPFTAAAPAATGAGAAQPAAPTPAATTTSAGPSLFTSLATAPTSSAATGLSLGTPATTTGTAGAGTVGFNLKAPGAASTTSTATTTTTTTAATTSTTGFSLNIKPLAPAGIPSNTAASGSAPSGASTAAGGSGSAALTYAQLESLINKWSLELEDQERHFLQQATQVNAWDRTLIENGERITSLHREVEKVKLDQKRLDQELDFILSQQKELEDLLSPLEESVKEQSGTVHLQHADEEREKTYKLAENIDAQLKRMAQDLKDIIEHLNTSGGPADTSDPLQQICKILNAHMDSLQWIDQNSALLQRKVEEVTKVCEGRRKEQERSFRITFD